The genomic interval GCCCCTCACGGCAGGGCGGGACAACGAGGTGCGCGCGACATTTCCCGGGCTGACGCAGATCGGCCTCAGCTCCCGCGACGACGCGGTGAGCGCGTTCATCAGCTCGCAGATCGGGACCGCGGCAAATCGTTGGCGCGGGAGCAACCGCGGCGGCTGGTCAAGTCCGGAGGCCGACCGACTCTATGAAGCGTTCAATTCGACTCTCGATCCGGACGAGCGGACACGATCCTGGGTCGAGCTGGCCAAGCTTGTGAGCGACCAGCTGCCGATTTTCGTGTTCTACCCGAACATCCGGGTCCGCGCGTTTACCTCGGCGCTCCGAGGCCCTGACATAGGTTCGCCGAACACGCTTCCCAAGTGGAACATGCAGGATTGGACCTGGGTCTCGTAGGGCGAATGCACGCCCGGCGCGGAAATGCGGTCGCTGTGCGCTCCAATGTCGGCACGGGCCGGGTCTATACTGGTAGGCGCACCATTCCGAGGAGGCTGACATGGCGGCGACGCAGGAGAGCCACACGATTCGGACCGGCGACAAGGAGTACGTGCAGGTATCCAACAGCGACTACAAGAGCAAGCTGCTCTTCGAAAACGAGGGCTGGCAGATCGGCGACGTCGAGAAGGCCGCCGACTTCACGAGCCCGACAGGCGTCAAACGCATTACCGTCACCAAATTCGAGGACTGCGAAGTCGCGATGAACTGCTACGCTCCGGGCGCCCACGACGAGATGCACTGCCACCCGGGTGGCGACCACGCCTTCCTGATCTGGCGCGGCAAGCTCCACATCACGGGCGTCGAGAACGGTGAGGATTTCATCGCCGAGCCGGGCCAGGTGGTCCACATCGCCGGCGGCTACTACTACAAGCTGCACAACCCCGGGCCGGAGCCGGCGATCTACGTCAACTTCCAGCCGACCAAGCCGAACCGGCCCAAGCGCCACACGGTTCTCTGGACCGAGTCCGCGCGAGGCAAGCGCGACGTAGCGGAGCGGGAGGCGCGGGGCGAAGCGCCGCGCTAGCACGGCGATCGACGCAACGCTCGCGCCGCGGCCAGGGGGATGGTTCACCGTCGTACGCCCGCGGCGAAGATGATGCGCTGGCTCGAGGATGGGGTGAACGCGGTCTTCAGGCTAACCCTGGGGTACGCGGTGGTCCTGGTCGGCGCTGCGATGGCGCGTGGGTCGGCCTATCTGCGTGCGCTGGGCTGGGCCGCTGGCGCCATCGGGATCTCCATTTTGATTGATGCCGTCCTCGTTGCCGAGACCGGCTTCTCTCCCGCCGCTTAGGCCCGGATCTTGGCGCGCAACCCGGCGCTGTGGATCTGGAGCGTGGTCGCTGCGTGAACGCACCGCGACCAGGTATGCGTCGTTGTGCCGAGGCAATAACGGCGTCCACTTCGGATTCCAGGAAACGTAGGGAATCGCTTGCACCATGGAGGTGGCGGTGTTCTGGGTACGACTCCTCGTGGCGACTGCCCTCTTGTGCGTTGCGATGCCTACGGTGAGCGGCGCACAGTCGTCGGCTCCAAATCAACCCTGGGACCGTTCAGCGCACGTCGATCAGCTTCCAGACGGTCCCCTGTACTGGGCCGCGCAGACCTTCGACTCGCGCGACGCAGCCGAGGAAGCAGCCGGGGAGACGGGCCTCGTCGGCGAGGCCGAGGGGCTGGTCTGGCTCTTTACCCTCGGGCGCGCTGGCGAAGCACCCTCGGGCGGCACACTTCTCGCCGAAATCGGCCCGCTCGAAGTGCCGTCGGCAGAGGCGTATCAGTTGCTCGTCAATTACCGAACGACGGCGCCAGGCGTCACGGTCGGCGCAACTCAGGGTGTTGGCGTGCACGCTCACCCGGGCTGGGAGTCCTGTTCCGTCATGGCCGGGGAGCAGACCGTATGGACGCCCGGGCGGCAGCAGCGGACCGAAGCGGGCGATAGTTGGATTGGCCAGCCGCCGGGAACACTCACTCGGTTGGGGTGTTCGCTGGCCCCCACGAAAGATAACTCGTTCAGTGGCAACAACCGTGGTCACTGGTGCGATCCCGAATTCGACCGCCTCGCGGGCCAGGTCCGCGCCACGCTCCGCGAGCAGGATCGAGGCCCGATCGTCGCCAGGCTTCAGGATCTCATGCTGGACGATCTGCGGATCGAGCTGCTGTAGTATCGGGTGTCGGCGGTGGTGGCCCGGCGGGACGTGGTGGACTTCGACGACCTCGCTGGCGGCGGCGATGCTGGCTGGGCGTATGGTACCTACAGTCGTAACGCCCACGAGTGGGACTTGGTCGAGTAAATCCACGCCTGGCCCGGCAGCGCAGACGGGGGGTGGGAGTGAACCACCTCCTGTCCTTTTGCATCGCAGCGACCTCCCGGTAGGCCACGACTGGTACGAAGCGACTGTCTATGTGAGGCGACTATGGCGGCCGAATCCGTCTCCTTCCCTCGCCCTCCATCCGTTTTCCGAAGCGCACTCGTGACCATGGGTCCCGCTCTGGTGGCAGACGCCGTGGCCGTGGCGTCAACTGTTGCTATGGCGCGGCGGCTCCTCACGTGTGACAGAGGCGGCCGTCGGCGACCGGGGCCCGAGGTGCTCGCCGCGCTGGCGCCGTGGCTCTATCTGATCCTGGCGCGGTCCTGGGTGTTGCACTGGGGAGCCTCGGGGGATGAGGTCGCCCGTGCGCTGCCGGGGGACGAATTGGTGCCCGAGCCGGCCTGGGTATCGACGCGCGCGATCAGAATCGGTGCACCGGTGGAGGCCGTGTGGCCGTGGCTGGCGCAAATGGGCCAGGATCGGGGCGGACTCTATAGCTACACTTGGCTGGAGAACCTGGCCGGGTTGGAGTTCCACAACGCTGATCGCATCCATCCCGAATGGCAGGCTGTGGCGATAGGAGACATCGTACGATTCGCCCCGGGGCAGGATACGCTTGTCGTGGCGGGAGTTGAGCCAGGACGCCTGCTCCTCTGGCAGATTCTGGACCCGCGCACCCGGCAACCAGCGTCTGCCACGTGGGCGTTCGTGCTGGAGCCGGAGGGTGCGACACGTACCCGACTAATCCAGCGGTTCCGGATCGGGGGCCGGCCGCGCTGGCTGGTGGGGCTGGCCTATATGCTGGTGATGGAGGTGCCGCACTTCGTGATGGAGCGGGCCATGCTGCGTGGCATCCGCGCCCGTGCTGAGCAGGGCTGGCGCGCCGGCGGACTGCGGGACATGGAGGCACACTCGCTGACCAGGCCTTGATGATTCTCGCAGCAGCCACCTGAACGAAGGCGCT from Chloroflexota bacterium carries:
- a CDS encoding SRPBCC family protein — encoded protein: MTMGPALVADAVAVASTVAMARRLLTCDRGGRRRPGPEVLAALAPWLYLILARSWVLHWGASGDEVARALPGDELVPEPAWVSTRAIRIGAPVEAVWPWLAQMGQDRGGLYSYTWLENLAGLEFHNADRIHPEWQAVAIGDIVRFAPGQDTLVVAGVEPGRLLLWQILDPRTRQPASATWAFVLEPEGATRTRLIQRFRIGGRPRWLVGLAYMLVMEVPHFVMERAMLRGIRARAEQGWRAGGLRDMEAHSLTRP
- a CDS encoding cupin domain-containing protein, whose product is MAATQESHTIRTGDKEYVQVSNSDYKSKLLFENEGWQIGDVEKAADFTSPTGVKRITVTKFEDCEVAMNCYAPGAHDEMHCHPGGDHAFLIWRGKLHITGVENGEDFIAEPGQVVHIAGGYYYKLHNPGPEPAIYVNFQPTKPNRPKRHTVLWTESARGKRDVAEREARGEAPR